The genomic interval TGGGTGCAAGGCCGCTCGGAGTTCGGCCCGCGAGCGTTGGGCAACCGCAGCATCGTGGCGGACCCGAGGCCCGCGGCCAACAAGGACCGAATCAACCAGATGGTGAAGAAGCGCGAGGGGTACCGGCCCTTCGCGCCATCGGCCCAGGAAGAGCACGTCCACGAGTATTTCGAGCTGCCCCGAGGAGTGGGCCAGCTGCCGTATATGATTTTCGTGGTGAAGGTGAAGCAGGACAAGCAGGCGCAGCTGGGAGCAATCACCCACGTGGACGGGACGGCGCGGCTGCAGACGGTGTCCAAGGAGACGAATCCAGAATACTGGAACCTGTTGGAGGCGTTCCGGGAGCAGACGGGAGTGCCGGTGCTGCTGAACACGTCCTTCAATAACAACGTGGAGCCCATCGTCGACTCGGTGAGGGACGCGGTGGTGTCCTACCTGACGACGGAGTTGGACAACCTGGTGGTGGGCGACTTCGTGGTGAAGAAGAAGGCGGTGGGGAGAGAGGAGCAGTTGGGGTTGGTGGTGGAATTGCCGCGGTACGTGCGGGTGCAGCAGACCCGGGGGTATGTGGAGAAGGACCAGGTGGGGGTGGTGAGGGAAGTGCGCAACACCTTCGACACACAGTTCCGCAAGTCCCTGTCGGAGGAGGCGTACGAGGTGCTGGCGCGGGCGGACGGGCAGCAGACACTGGGGCAGTTGCTGCAGGTGCGGGACGCGCAGGGTGCCGAGCGGGCTGGAGCGGTGGTGCAGGAGCTCATGGAGCTCTGGGCCCAGCGCCTGGTGACACTCTTTCCCCCTTCCACCAGCGCCCGTTGACTCGAGGCGAGGTCCCTTCGCCTACCCGTCTCTCTTTTGCCTGAGGTGCCAGAGCCGTATGAGTCAGGGAAACCCACAGGAAGTCGACCAGTGCAGCACCCTCGTAGACGTCCTGCGCCTGCGTGCGACCGTGCAGGGCTCGCAGTTGGCCTATCGCTTCCTCTCCACTGGGGATGCGGATGGCGAGATCGACGAGTGGACGTATGCGCAACTGGACTTCCGCGCGAGAGCAATCGGCAGCACCCTGCAGGCGGAGAAGGCCTGGGGTGAGCGAGTCCTGTTGCTCTACCCACCCGGCCTGGACTTCATCGCGGCATTCATGGGCTGCCTCTACGCTGGCGCCATCGCAGTCCCCACCTATCCGCCGGATCCCGCCCGTCTGTCGCGGACCCTGCCCCGACTCAGAGCCATCGCCCAGGACTCCGGTACGCGCTTCGTCTTGACGACCACCCCCATCCTGGAGATGGCGGAGTTCCTGTTGCCCGAAGCTCCAGAGCTCGGGGCGCTGCGCTGGCTGGCGAGCGATACTCCTTCCGAGGAGCTGGCAGGGGCCTGGCGGCCGCCGGACATCACCGGCGACACGCTCGCCTTTCTCCAATACACCTCGGGCTCTACTGGCACCCCGAAGGGGGTGATGGTCAGCCATACCAACGTGCTTCACAACGAGCGGCAGGTGCGTGCCAGCTTCGAGCACGATGCGGGCTCGGACTTCGTCGGCTGGCTACCGCTGTTCCATGACATGGGACTGATCGGCAACGTGCTGCAGCCGCTCTACCTGGGCTCGCGTTGCACCCTCATGTCCCCGGTGTCCTTTCTCCAGCGCCCGATGCGCTGGATGGAGGCCATCTCCCGCTACCGTGCTCGCACCAGTGGCGGACCGAACTTCGCCTATGATCTCTGCGCCCGCCGCGCCACGGACCAGGATCGCGCCTCTCTGGACCTGAGCTCGTGGACGGTGGCCTTCAACGGGGCGGAACCCATCCGCGAGGACACCCTGGAGCGGTTCGTCCAGGCGTTCGCCCCCGCGGGCTTCCGGCGCGAGGCGCTCTACCCGTGCTACGGCCTGGCCGAGGCCACCCTCCTCGTCTCGGGTGCCCTCAAGAGCGAGCCGCCCGTCTACAAGATGGTGGAGGGCACGTCGCTGGAGCGCTACGCCGTCGAGGCCGCGTCCCAGGAGCAGAACGCGCGCTGCCTGGTGTCGTCGGGCCGTGGCACCATCGAGCAGCGGCTGCTCATCGTGGATCCGGAGACGCGCCTCGCCTGCCCGCCGGGCCGGGTTGGGGAAATATGGGTGTCCGGTGCAAACGTGGCGCGCGGTTACTGGAACCGGCCCGAGGAGACAGAGCGTACCTTCGGCGCGCGACTGGCTGACAGCGGGGAGGGGCCGTTCCTGCGCACCGGTGACCTGGGCTTCCTTGACGACACCGAGCTGTACGTCGCGGGCCGCATCAAGGACCTCATCATCCTGCGCGGCCGTAACATCTATCCGCAGGATGTCGAGCTGGTCGTGGAGCAGGTGCACCCGCGCCTGCGACAGGGCTGCTGTGCGGCCTTCTCGCTGGAGATGGACGGTGAGGAGCGGCTGGCGGTGGCCGTGGAGATGGAGCCCCGTGGCGCGCCGGTGGAGCCCCCTGAACTGGTGGCCGCCATCCGGAGAGCCGTGGCGGAGCAGTTCGGTGTGCATGCCCATGTCGTGTTGCTGCTCAAGGCGCGCACCATCCCCAAGACGTCCAGTGGGAAGATCCAGCGCCATGCCTGCCGGCTTGGCTTCCTCCAGGGCTCTCTGGAACTGGTGGAACGTTCGGTGCAGGAAACACCGGTTCTGGATGACTCGGCCTCCAAGACAGGAGGAGAGGCGCTCTCTCCCCGCGAGGCGCTGCGGGTGGCGTCCGCCGAGGAGCGCCCCCGCATCCTGGAGCGCTTTGTGCTCGCCGAGGTGGCACGGGCCCTGAGAGTGGACCCCTCACGGCTCGATGGGGAGGCGTCGCTGGCGTCCGTGGGGCTCGACTCGCTCCAGTTCATCGACATGCATGGGCGGCTGGAGGGGGCGCTGGGATTGAGGCTTCCAAGCGCCTTCCTGTGGCAGCACCCGACGCTGGCGTCGCTGGCCGAGGGACTACGGGTGCTATGGGAGGCGGGTGACTCCGCCGCTACTCCCGGGAGCACGCCGTTGGTTGCGGGCCCGATCGAAGGCGAGCAGCCCCTGTCCGTGGGCCAGCACCGGCTCTGGTTCCTGAACCAGCTCGTGCCCGGCACCGCCCTCTACAACCTCCAGTTCGGTTTGCGGCTGACGGGCCAGCTCGACACGGCCGCGCTCGAGCGCGGCCTGCAAGCATTGGTGCGGCGGCATGCCTCGCTGCGCACCGTCTTCCTGGAAGTGGAGGGTGAGCCGCGCCAGCGCATCCTGCCCGAGCTGATGCTGCCGATGCCGAAGGTGGATCGGCTGGGCCTCTCTCGCGAGGCCCGGGAGGCCGAGGTGCGCCACCTGGCGCTCGCGCTCGGCGGCGAGCCGTTCGACCTGGCGCGTGGACCGCTGATGCGCGCGCGCCTCGTGTCGTTCGATCGAGATGATCATGTGCTGCTGATCGCCCAGCATCATATCGTCACGGACGGCTGGTCCATCAGCGTCCTGGCTGGGGAGCTGGCGTCGTTCTACCGCTCGTTTTCCACGGGTGGCGCGCTGGCTCTGGCCGAGCCCGCGCTGAGTTACGTGGACTACGCGCGGTGGGAGTCCTCCCGGGCGGGTTCCCTGGACGGCCAGCGCGAGTTCTGGAAGCAGGAGCTCGCCGGGCTTCCCCGGCTCGAGTTGCCGACGGACCGGGCGCACTCCGGCAGCATCAGCCACCGGGGCGCAACGCTGCCGGTGTCCGTGCCTCGCCCGCTGGTCGAGAAGCTCAAGGCTCTCGGACGCCGGGAGGGCTGTACGCCCTTCGTGCTGCTGCTGGCGGCGTACGAGACGCTGCTCCACCGCTACTCGGGGCAGGACGACTTTGGTGTGGGCACCATCGTCGCCAACCGCGAGCGACCGGAAACACGGGGACTGGTTGGCTTCTTCGCCAACACGCTGGTGGTGCGCTGTGACCTGTCGGGTGATCCCACCTTCCAGGAACTACTACATCGGGTGCGCGCACGCGCCGCCCGCGCGTTCGCGAACGCGGACCTGTCCTTCGACGAGGTGGTGGAGGCCGCTCAGGCGGCACGTGATGGCAACCGCAACCCGCTCTTCCGGACGAGCTTCGTGCTGGAGAGCCCGCCGACGCGCAATACCGAGATCCCGGGCATGGTGTGGAGCCCGGTGGTGTGGCCACCCGACGGGGCCATCGAGGGGACGTCCAAGTTCGACCTGTCGCTGGCCATGGCCGAGACGCCGGAGGGCTTCATCGGCGCGCTGGAATACAGCACGGATCTGTTCGAGCCGGGCACTGTCGAGCGCATGGCGGGACACCTGCTCGTGCTGCTGCGGGGCATCGCCGAGAATCCCTCGCGGCGCCTGAGCGAGCTGCCGCTGCTGACAGAAGCAGAGCGCCACCGGCTGCTCGTGGAGTGGAACGATACCGCGGCGGACTTCCCGCGCGAGTCGTGTTTTCACTCGATCTTCGAGGCGCGGGCCGCGCGCACGCCAGACGCGGTGGCCGCGCTCTTCCGGCAGCAGCAGCTCACCTACGGGGAGCTGAACCGCCGCGCCAACCGGCTGGCCTGGCAGTTGCGTGCCAGCGGGGTTGGACAGGACGTGGTGGTTGCCGTGTTGCTCGAGCGCGGCATCGACTTCCTCACCACCCTCCTGGCCATCTTCAAGGCCGGGGGCGCTTACCTCCCGCTGGATCCAGGCCACCCCGCGCAGCGTCATCAGCAGGTGTTGGAGCAGAGCGGCGTGCACCTGGCCGTGTGCTCCGCTGGGTTCGCCGCGGTGCTGGAGGCACGACTTCCGCGGGTGCTGCGGGTGGAAGCGCTGCTTGCGCACGAGGGCGCCGAGCACGACCTGCCGCCCGTGAGCACGCCGGACTCCCTCGCCTACGTCATCTACACCTCTGGTTCGAGCGGCATCCCCAAGGGGGCGATGATCCAGCACCGGGGGATGCTGAACCACCTGTATGCCAAGGTCCATGCCCTGGAGCTGACTGCGGCGGATGGCCTGGCCCAAACAGCCTCGCAATGCTTCGACATCTCCGTATGGCAGTACCTGGCGGCCCTGGTCGTCGGCGGGCGCGTCCACATCTACCCGGACGAGATCGCCCATGATCCGCGGCAGCTCTTCGAGCAGGTCCGGGCCGATGGGGTGTCCATCCTCGAGGTCGTTCCCTCGCTGTTGCGGATGTTGCTCGACGGGATGGAGGTGCGGAACGAGTCCTCCCTGGCACTTCCGGCGCTGCGCTGGCTGATGCTGACGGGCGAGGCGCTGCCGCCGGAGCTGAGCCGCGCATGGCTGAAGCGCCACCCGTCCATTCCGCTGATCAACGCGTACGGGCCCACGGAGTGCTCGGATGACGTCACGCACCATCCGATCCGGGTCCCGCCCGCCGCGGGCGAGGTGTACACGCCCATTGGCCGCCCCATCATCAACACACGGCTCTACGTGCTGGACCGCTACCAGCAGCCGGTACCGGCTGGCGTGGCGGGCGAACTCTACGTCGGAGGCGTGGGCGTGGGACGCGGCTACCTCAACGATCCGCAGCGGACGAACACCGCCTTCCTGCCCGACCCGTTCTCCGCCGAGGTGGGGGCGAGGTTGTATCGCACCGGGGACCTGTGCCGTCTCAACCCGGAGGGCGTGCTCGAGTTCCTGGGCCGAGTGGATGATCAGGTGAAGGTGAGGGGCTTCCGAATCGAGCTGGGCGAGGTGGAGTCCGTGCTGCTGGGGCACGGCGGAGTGAAGGAAGCGGTGGTGGTGGCGCGGCAGGAGAAGCGAGGCGACAAGCGGTTGGTGGGGTACGTGGTGCCAGGGAGAGAGGGGTGGGAAGGCGTAGAGGCGCTGAAGGGGTACCTGAAGCAGAAGTTGCCGGAGTACATGGTGCCCTCGGCGTTCATGGTGCTGGAAGGGCTGCCGCTGAACGCCAATGGGAAGGTGGACCGCAAGGCGCTGCCAGCCGTGGAGGTGGAGCGGCAGCAGGCCGCGTACGTCGCGCCGCGCACGCCACGGGAACAACTGGTGGCGCAGCTTTGGACCGAGTTGCTGGGGGTGGAACGGGTAGGGGTGGAGGAGGACTTCTTCGCGCTGGGAGGGCATTCGCTGCTGGCCACGCAGGTGGTGGCGCGTGTGCGCTCGCGCTTGGGAGTGGAGTTGCCGCTGCGAGCGGTGTTCGAGGCCCCCACGGTGGCGGGGTTGGTGAAGCGAATCGAGCAGGAGCGTGGGGGGGGCGAGAAGGTGGAGGAGGTGGCGCTCAGGCGGGTAGAGCGGCAGGGGAGGCTGCCGCTGTCCTTCGCGCAGCAGCGCCTGTGGTTCCTCGACCAGTTGCAGCCAGGCAGCGCGCTCTACAACGTGCCCGGAGCGGTGAGGATGAAGGGGGCGCTCCACGTGGAAGCGCTGGAGGGCGGGCTGGAGGAACTGGTCGCCAGACACGAGGCGCTGCGGATGCGCTTTCGAGCGGAGGAGGGAGTGCCGTACGCCGTGCTGGCGCAGCCGCAGCCGGTGGGGCTGGAGCGGGTGTCGTTGGAGGCTGTTGCGCCACAGGAGCAGCAGGCGCAGGTGCACCAGTGGATGAAGCGGGAGGCGCAGAGGCCCTTTTCGCTGGAGCACGGCCCGCTGCTCAGAGGCGTGCTGCTGGTTCTGGGGCCGCAGGAGCACGTGCTGCTGCTGACGATGCACCACATCGTGTCGGATGGGTGGTCAGTGGGCGTGTTGGTGAAGGAGTTGTCGCGGGCGTACAAGGCCCGAGTTGAGGGGCGCGAGGTAGAGCTGGAGCCGCTGCCTGTGCAGTACGTGGACTACGCGGCGTGGCAGCAGGAGTGGATGAAGGGGGCCGCGCTGCAGAAGCAGCTGGGGTACTGGCGCAAACAGTTGGAGTTCGTCGCGCCCTCGTTGGAACTTCCCACGGACAGGCCGCGGCCCGCGGTGCCGAGCATTCAAGGTGGGCGCTGCCCGGTGAAGCTGGACAAGCCGCTGACGCAGGCGCTGGGGGCGCTCAGCCGTCAGGAGGGCGTCACCCTCTTCATGACGCTGCTGGCGGGCTTCCAGGTGCTGCTCTACCGCTACACCGGGCAGGGTGACATCGTGGTGGGCTCGCCGATAGCGGGGCGCACGAGAGAAGAAGTGGAGGGGTTGATCGGCTTCTTCGTGAACACGCTGGTGCTGCGCACGCGTGTGAGGGGGGAGGAGAGCTTCCGGCAGGTGCTGGGCCAGGTGCGAGAGGTCACGCTGGGGGCGTACGCACACCAGGAGGTGCCCTTCGAGAAGCTGGTGGAGCAACTGCAGCCGGAGCGGGACTTGAGCCGCACGCCGTTGTTCCAGGTGATGTTCGTGCTGCAGAACGCGCCACGGCAGCAGTTGCGCCTGGCGGAGCTGGAGCTGGAAGAGGTGGTGGTGGACAGCGGGACGTCGAAGTTCGACATGACGCTGCAGTTGGAGGAGACGCAGGAGGGGTTGGAAGGGGCGTTGGCGTACAACAGCGCGCTGTTCGACAGGGGGACCGTGGAGCGGATGGTGGGGCACCTGAGGGTGCTGCTGGAGGGGGTGGTGGCGCAGGCGGACAAGCCGGTGCGGGAGCTGGGGCTGCTGACCACGATGGAGCGGCAGCAGGTGCTGGTGGAGTGGAACCAGACCCAGGCCGACTACCCGGTGGAGTGCCTGCACGTGGTGGTGGAGCAACAGGCGCGGCGCACACCGCAAGCCGTGGCGGTGAGCTTCGAGCGGGATCGGCTGACGTACCAGCAATTGGAGGAGAGGGCCAACCGGCTGGCCCAGAGGCTGCGCAAGCTGGGAGTGGGTCCAGAGGTGCTGGTGGGGTTGTTCCTGGAGCGCTCGGTGGAGCTGGTCGTGGCGCTGCTGGGAGTGCTGAAGGCCGGTGGCGCGTACGTGCCGCTGGAGCCAACCTACCCCAAGGAGCGGTTGGGCTTCATGCTGGAGGATACGCAGGTGCCGGTGCTGTTGACGCAGCGGCACCTGATGCAAGGGCTGCCCGCGCACCAGGCCCAGGTCCTGTGTCTGGATGAGGACTGGCAGTCCATTGCCCGTGAGCCAGCCGAGCCGCCCTCCAGCGCGGTGACACCGGACAACCTCGCCTATGTCATCTACACCTCCGGCTCCACGGGCCAGCCCAAGGGCGTGATGATCACGCACCGCGCGGTGGGCAACTTCCTGCTTTGGTCCAACCGGGTGTTTCCGCTGGGCCACGGTGACCGGGTGTTGCAGAAGACACTCTCCGGCTTCGATGCCTCGGTCTGGGAGTTTCTCGCGCCCTTGATGGCTGGTGCGGAACTGGTCATGGCCCGGCCCGACGGACACCGGGACACCGGCTACCTCATCCAGATACTGGAAGAGCGCCGCATCACCCACCTCAAGCTGGTGCCCTCGCTGCTTCAGGCGCTACTGGAGGAGCCTGCCTTCGGGCGCCTCTCCTCGCTCAGGCACGTCTTCTGCGGTGCCGAGGCCCTGCCCGTCGAGCTGGTGCGGCGCTTCCAGGAGCGCTCGCCCGCGGCGCTCTGCAATATGTACGGTCCGACCGAGGCATCCATCGATGCTTCATACTTCCCCATCACGGGGGAGCCATCCGGCGCGATTGTTCCTATCGGCCGTGCGCTCGACAACGTCCGGCTCTACGTGCTGGATGCCGCGCGGCAGCCGGTCCCCGTGGGTGTACAGGGTGAGCTGTACATCGGCGGCGTGGGCCTGGCGCGCGGCTATCTCAACCGCCCTGAACTGACCGCCGAGCGGTTCGTCTCCGCGTCCCCGGGGCCGCAGGCTGAACGTCTCTACCGAACGGGCGACCGGGTGCGCTGGTTGCCGGGTGGGGACATCGAGTTCCTCGGCCGCCTGGACCATCAACTGAAGATCCGCGGCGTGCGTATCGAGCCCGGGGAGATCGAAGCCGTACTGACCCAGCACCCCACGGTGCGTGAGGCCGTGGTGATGGCGCGAGAGGTGGGTTCCGGTGACAGGCGCCTGGTGGCCTACGTCACTCCCCGGGGCGATACGGCCCAGGCACCCGGCGAGCTGATGGCATACCTGCGCACCCGGTTGCCAGAGGTCATGGTCCCCTCGGCCATCATTCCATTGCCGGCCCTGCCATTGAATTCCAGTGGCAAGCTGGACCGGAACGCCCTCCCGGCTACCGAGGAAGTGTTCTCCTCGCGCGAGGGCCTGGTGGGCCCGCGCACCCCCTTGGAGCAGCAGTTGGTGGAGATCTGGCAGGACCTCCTCGGTATCCAGCCGATCGGCATGAAGGACGATTTCTTCATGCTGGGTGGACACTCGATGCTGGCCATCCGACTGATGGCGCGGATCCGCAACCGGCTCGGCCGCGAGCTGCCTCTCATGAGCCTCTTTCGCAACTCCACCATCGAGCAGATGGCTGCCGTGCTGCAGCGGCCCTCGGAGCCCGTAGACAGCGCCACGCTGGTATCCATCCAGCCGGAGGGCAGCAGGATGCCCTTCTTCTGTGTCCATCCAGTGGGCGGGGGCGTGCTCTGCTATGCGGAGCTGGCCCACGCGCTGGGCCGTGAGCAGCCCTTCCACGGCCTGCAGAACTACTCGCCCGCTACAGGGAGCGCACTCCCCACGAGCATGGAGGAGATGGCCGCTGCCTATATAGAGGCGATCCGGAGCATCCAGCCCCGGGGGCCATACCTCCTGGGCGGCTGGTCCATGGGCGGCGCGGTAGCCTTCGAAATGGCTCACCAGCTCGAGCGCCGGGGCGAACAGGTGGGACTGCTCGCCCTCATTGACAGCCATGCGCCCGAACGGGTCCGTGCCTCGAACTCCCAAAACGGCTTGCCGCCGGTGGCCCGGTTCGCCCTGGACTTCGGCGCGCTGCACGGCAAGAACTTGTCCGGCTGGGTGGACGGGCTCGTTCAGCGCGATCGCCAGGCGCAGTTGAGCGTGCTGCTCGCTACGTTCAAGCAGCACGGAAGCCTGCCTCCGGAGTTCAGTTTCGCGGAACTGGAGCAGCTGCTGGCCACCTTCGAGCACAACAGCGCGGTGCTCGAGCGTTACATCCCGCGCGGCGTGGCGGCTCCTGTCGCCCTGTTCCGCGCCAGCGAGGAAGAGGGGAGCGAGCACGAAGCCTCGGCCCTGGGGTGGGGGCCGCACGCCACGGGCGGCATCCAGCGGCACGTTATCCCTGGCAATCACTTCACCTTGCTGACACAGCCGAATGTCCGGCTTCTCGCCCAGGTGCTACGGTCCTGCCTGGTAGAGGCCACCGCGCGCACGCTCGTCCAGTCCGCCTGAGGCCTTACCCCCCAGAGTCCAAGTCCAGATCATGATCAAACTCCATTACTACCCCGGCAGCGCCAACCTCACTCCTCACATGGTCCTCCACGAGCTCGGTCTGCCCTTCGAGCTCGTTCTCGTGGATCGTGACAAGAATGCGCATCGCAGCGAGGAGTACCTCAAGCTCAACCCTCACGGGCGCATTCCCACGCTCGTGGACGGAGACCTGGTCATCTACGAGACCGCGGCCATCACCCTGCACCTGGTGGACCGCCATCCCGAGGCGGGGCTCGCCCCGGCCGTGGGCAGCCCAGCGCGCGCGCGCTTCTACCAGTGGATGGTCTACCTCGCGAACACCCTCCAGGCCGCGATGCACACCTATTTCTACTCCGAGCAGTACGCGAAGACCCCCGCCGTCATCGAGGAGGTTCGGGCCCATTCTGAGACCCGTATGCTCGAGATGTTCCGCATCCTCGATGCGCAGCTCGGCGACAAGCCCTACGTGCTCGGTGACACGCTCAGCGCCGCGGACCATTACCTGTTCATGCTCACGCGGTGGGGCCGCAATATGCAGACGCCCCCCAGAACGCTGCCTCGACTCGGCCGCCACGCCGAGCGGATGTTGGCGCGCCCGGCCGTGCTCCGAGCCCTTCACGGAGAAGGTCTCTCAACGCCTTACTTTTGATTGAACGCACACTCAGGTTGACAAACTGTTCACAGGTGAACACCATCAGGCCCTGCAAGAGTTCGCCCTTCACAGCCTTGCACTCACCCACAGGATAGCCCCATGCCAAACGTCGCGGTCCTCACGAATGATCTGCAGTACGAGTTTCTGGAGAAGACTCCCGAGCGCAAGCTGGCCACGGAGCGTGTCATCCCGCCGTTCTGCTCGTTCCTGGATGGGATTCGTGCTCTGGGGCAGGTGGTCGTGCACCTGCAGCTCGTGAACAACCCCGATGATCCTCAGGTGCGGCGTCGCTACCGTGACTACATCCCGGTGGTCCGGGGCACGCCTGGCTCGCGGCTCGTCGAGACCTTCGTCCATCCGTCGGACATCGTCATGGAGAAGCCTCGGGACAGCGGCTTCTACGACACGGCGCTGGACGAGAAGCTCCAGGAACTCGGCGTGAAGACGGTGATCGTCACGGGGCTGCAGACGCAGATCTGCGTGCAGACGACCGCCGCGGACGCCTTCTTCCGAGGCTATAACGTTCACGTCCCCGCCGACTGCGTCTTCTCCGCCCGCGAGGATGACAGGAAGCGGGCGTTGGATTGGATGGCGGCGTACTGTGCCACCATCACCTCGGCCCCTGAGATCCTCGCGCAGTTGAAGGCGGACGGAGACCTGCCGCGCCGCGCTCCCAGCCAGGCCTGAGAGCCACTACAGGCCGAGGCCTTCCGCGAGGGACTCGGCCCCCCCAACACTGTTCTTGTTGTCTCATCAACCCTACGTACTCCGCTCTCCCGGGAGAGCGGCTGAGGCATGAATGAGCGAGCGCTCCGGAAGTGAGCAAGACTTCGTTGTCCTGGATCATGGCACTGGCGCGAAGCTGAGCCGCGAGCTGGTCGAGCGGATCGCCGAGGCGCTCGGTGATGTCTATATCGGACAGATGGAGGACAGCGCGCTGCTGGATGTTGGCGCGGGGAGAATCGCGGTGACCACGGACTCGTTCGTGGTGACGCCGCTATTCTTCGGCAGCGGGGACATCGGCAAGGTCTCCGTGTGCGGCACGGTGAACGACCTGGCGGTCAGCGGCGCCCGCCCGCTCTATCTGACGCTGGGCCTCATCCTCGAGGCAGGCTTCCCCATGAAGTCGCTGCTGCGGATCCTCGCTTCAATCCGCGCGGCGGCCCTGGAGGCCAACGTCAAGATCGTCGCCGGCGACACGAAAGTGGTGCGCCAGGGCGAGGCGGACCAGATCTTCATCAACACCACGGGCGTGGGGGTGCTGGAGCGCTCTCCGCTCAGGGCGCAGGCGGTGCGGCCGGGGAACAAGATCATCATCAGCGGCAACATCGGCAATCACTCCATCCACCTGCTGTCCGTACGCGAAGGGCTTGGGTTCGAGCGCCGCGTGGAGAGTGACTGCGCGCCGCTCAACGGCATGATTGACATGCTGCTCAAGAGCCTCCCGGAGGGCACCATCTCTTGCATGCGTGACGTCACCCGCGGCGGTCTGTGCGCGGTGCTGCACGAGTTCGCCCGAGCCAGTGGCCACACGCTCCAGTTCCACAAGGAGCGCGTGCCCGTCACGCCGGAGGCCGTCATGGCCGCCGACATGCTGGGCATCGAGCTCATCCACCTGGCCAACGAGGGCTGCCTGTGTCTCTTCGTTGACGAGGCGCATGCGGAGCAGGTGCTCGGCCTCTTGCGCGAGCACCCGTACGGGCGCAACGCGGCCATCATCGGCGAGGTCACCGCCACGCCGGAGCCGCGGGTCTACATGGTCGCGCCAGACGGCACCCGCACCATGCTCGAGGAATTGTATGGAGCGGAACTCCCTCGTCTTTGCTGACGCCTCCTTACGCACCATGAGAGAGACCCGTCGCTACCGCATCAATGGCATCGTACAGGGGGTGGGCTTCCGCCCCTGCGTCCACCGGTTGGCCCGCCAGTTTGGGGCTGGCGGTTGGGTGTTGAACGACTCGGATGGTGTCCTCCTCGAGGTGCAGGGGCCCGGCGCGGCCCTGGATGCGTTCATGGACGAGTTGGTGACCCACCCGCCACCCATGGCGCGGATCCTCCGGGTGCTGCGGGTGCCAGCCAGCGAGCCCGAAGTCCACTACGAGGGCTTCGAGATCAAGCACAGCGTCGATCTCCAGCGCACGGAGACGATCGTCCCGCCGGACTCCAACGTCTGCGAGGACTGCCTTCGGGAGATGAAGAACCCGGAGGATCGGCGGCACCGCTATCCCTTCATCAACTGCACCAACTGCGGCCCGCGCTACTCCATCATCTACGACATGCCGTACGACCGGCCGCAGAGCACCATGCGGGCGTTCCGGATGTGTGGCCCATGCGAACGGGAGTACCACGACATCGAAGATCGCCGGTACCACGCCCAGCCCAATGCATGCCCTGACTGCGGGCCGCGGCTGGAGGCAAGAGACCGCGATGGGCAGCGGATCGACACGCCAGACGTGGTGCGCTTCGCCATCGCTCGGCTGCGCGAGGGCGCCATCTTCGCGGTGAAGAGTCTGGGTGGGTTCCATCTGGTGGTGGACGCCGCCAACGAAGCGGCCGTGCGGGAACTTCGCCGGCGCAAGCGGCGTGATGCCAAACCCTTCGCGATCATGGTGGCGGACCGCGAGTCAGCCCGGCGAGTCGCGGAGGTCAGCCACTACGACGAGCAGATCCTCGAGAGCCCTCAGCGCCCCATTGTCCTGCTGCGCAAGCGGCCCGGGGTGCTCTCGGACGCGATCGCGCCGCGCAATCCCAACCTTGGCATCATGCTGCCATCCACTCCGCTGCACTACCTGCTGCTGGAGGATCCGGGCCTCCAGACGCTCGTCATGACCAGCGGGAACATGTCCGGGCACCCCATCTGCTACGACAACGAGAGCGCGCTGACGCAGCTACGGGGGGTGGTGGATTACTTCGTCCTGCATGACCGTGATATCCGGACCCGGGTGGACGACTCGCTGGTCCGCCCCACGCAGGCCGAGGGCCTGGGCCAGCCGATGCTGTGCTTCGTGCGCC from Cystobacter ferrugineus carries:
- a CDS encoding glutathione S-transferase family protein, giving the protein MIKLHYYPGSANLTPHMVLHELGLPFELVLVDRDKNAHRSEEYLKLNPHGRIPTLVDGDLVIYETAAITLHLVDRHPEAGLAPAVGSPARARFYQWMVYLANTLQAAMHTYFYSEQYAKTPAVIEEVRAHSETRMLEMFRILDAQLGDKPYVLGDTLSAADHYLFMLTRWGRNMQTPPRTLPRLGRHAERMLARPAVLRALHGEGLSTPYF
- the hypE gene encoding hydrogenase expression/formation protein HypE; the encoded protein is MSERSGSEQDFVVLDHGTGAKLSRELVERIAEALGDVYIGQMEDSALLDVGAGRIAVTTDSFVVTPLFFGSGDIGKVSVCGTVNDLAVSGARPLYLTLGLILEAGFPMKSLLRILASIRAAALEANVKIVAGDTKVVRQGEADQIFINTTGVGVLERSPLRAQAVRPGNKIIISGNIGNHSIHLLSVREGLGFERRVESDCAPLNGMIDMLLKSLPEGTISCMRDVTRGGLCAVLHEFARASGHTLQFHKERVPVTPEAVMAADMLGIELIHLANEGCLCLFVDEAHAEQVLGLLREHPYGRNAAIIGEVTATPEPRVYMVAPDGTRTMLEELYGAELPRLC
- a CDS encoding cysteine hydrolase family protein; amino-acid sequence: MPNVAVLTNDLQYEFLEKTPERKLATERVIPPFCSFLDGIRALGQVVVHLQLVNNPDDPQVRRRYRDYIPVVRGTPGSRLVETFVHPSDIVMEKPRDSGFYDTALDEKLQELGVKTVIVTGLQTQICVQTTAADAFFRGYNVHVPADCVFSAREDDRKRALDWMAAYCATITSAPEILAQLKADGDLPRRAPSQA